The Gimibacter soli genome includes a region encoding these proteins:
- the nhaA gene encoding Na+/H+ antiporter NhaA: MKSAAAFLQAFLKQEQTAGLLLMGAAVLAMIAANSPLAPAYGLLLDTPVAVQVGALAIHKPLLLWVNDGLMAVFFLLVGLELKREFVEGELADRRAIILPLLGAIGGMVVPAGLYAFFNWHDPVALQGWAIPAATDIAFALGILALFGSRVPLALKVFLTSLAIFDDLGAILIIAFFYTSQISLTALAVATLMVAVLFCLNRFGVMSRSLYFVAGAVMWIGLLKSGVHATLAGVVLAFFIPINNPADPEHSPLRDLEEDLHAAVAYVILPVFAFCNGGIAFAGLGLDALLHPIPVGIAAGLFVGKQLGIVAFCGLGILLGLAKLPEGSNRGSFYGVSVLAGVGFTMSLFIGSLAFEQAALDAIVDERLGIVVGSLASGLLGYLILALSLPKAAEKA; this comes from the coding sequence ATGAAATCGGCGGCGGCATTCCTGCAGGCATTCCTGAAACAGGAACAGACAGCGGGTCTTCTCCTCATGGGGGCCGCGGTGCTCGCCATGATCGCTGCCAACTCGCCGCTCGCACCCGCTTATGGCCTCCTTCTCGATACACCCGTTGCCGTGCAGGTGGGCGCACTTGCCATCCATAAACCACTTCTTCTTTGGGTGAATGACGGGCTGATGGCTGTTTTCTTCCTGCTCGTCGGGCTCGAATTGAAGCGAGAATTCGTTGAAGGCGAGCTGGCCGATCGCCGCGCCATCATCCTGCCGCTTCTGGGCGCCATTGGTGGCATGGTGGTGCCGGCGGGCCTTTATGCCTTTTTCAACTGGCACGACCCGGTTGCCCTGCAGGGCTGGGCCATCCCGGCGGCGACGGATATTGCGTTCGCGCTTGGTATCCTCGCGCTGTTCGGCAGCCGGGTGCCGCTCGCCCTCAAGGTGTTTCTCACCTCGCTTGCCATTTTCGATGACCTTGGCGCCATCCTGATCATCGCCTTTTTCTATACGAGCCAGATTTCACTCACCGCGCTTGCGGTCGCGACCCTGATGGTGGCCGTGCTTTTCTGCCTCAACCGGTTCGGTGTGATGTCGCGCAGCCTTTATTTCGTGGCGGGTGCCGTGATGTGGATCGGGCTCCTGAAATCCGGGGTTCACGCCACGCTTGCAGGTGTGGTACTCGCCTTCTTCATCCCGATCAACAATCCGGCCGACCCCGAGCATTCCCCCTTGCGGGACCTCGAGGAAGACCTGCATGCGGCGGTCGCCTATGTGATCCTGCCCGTGTTTGCCTTTTGTAACGGCGGTATCGCCTTTGCGGGGCTCGGGCTTGATGCCTTGCTGCACCCCATTCCGGTTGGCATCGCTGCCGGGCTTTTTGTCGGAAAGCAGCTGGGTATCGTCGCCTTTTGCGGGCTTGGCATTCTCCTCGGCCTCGCTAAACTGCCGGAAGGATCGAACAGGGGGTCCTTCTATGGGGTTTCGGTGCTCGCCGGCGTCGGCTTCACCATGAGCCTTTTCATCGGCTCGCTGGCGTTCGAGCAGGCAGCCCTTGATGCGATTGTCGACGAGCGCCTCGGCATCGTCGTCGGTTCGCTTGCCTCGGGCCTTCTTGGCTATCTGATCCTGGCGCTCAGCTTGCCAAAGGCCGCCGAGAAAGCTTGA
- a CDS encoding ATP-binding protein, producing the protein MEFRRLVIPVFLAIGLSVASLMVTVIYLASEEDEIALQNEGRSLKLAVGNLRSEFEALAEDYAWWDDFVINTLIEYDKGWIDRNVGATVDGTLHVDSVLIVGYAGADLGTYIPAGMPSRQAWMQSTAGRVILAIARNSALPTRSGFVRIADELYLVVVSPVLPVSEMPSWQELPPDRHATLVMVRAMRAEDWSNVGGGANIDNLRLDDGNFNQTEHVLYGIDDAPIASLTWVPREPGRRMLLNAATPTVTLLVLLGIVVALFVRRASALVDQLELASRGKSDFLASMSHEIRTPMTAILGFTDLLKSEAFGPLGSEKNREYLGLVAESGQHLLAIINDILDLSKLEAGRFELSPDQVDPSEIVEAVLGMFEAAARTKEITFEERCEFAQIESDARVMRQVLINVVSNALKFTPTGGTISIAGELTSTRYAITVTDTGYGMSDEDLSRAMEIFGQADDIRVRRQQGTGLGLPLVQRFMQLMGGSLDIQSRVGEGTIVRLNFPLAGLPRKGKRPKMTKTEG; encoded by the coding sequence ATGGAATTCCGCAGACTGGTCATTCCCGTCTTTCTGGCGATCGGTCTTTCCGTCGCCTCGTTGATGGTGACGGTGATCTATCTGGCAAGTGAAGAGGACGAGATCGCCCTGCAGAATGAGGGACGCTCGCTGAAGCTTGCTGTTGGCAACCTGCGGTCCGAATTCGAAGCCCTTGCCGAAGACTATGCCTGGTGGGACGATTTCGTCATCAACACCTTGATCGAGTACGACAAGGGCTGGATCGACCGCAACGTTGGCGCCACGGTCGACGGCACCCTGCATGTGGATAGTGTGCTGATCGTCGGCTATGCCGGCGCCGACCTTGGCACCTATATCCCGGCCGGTATGCCGAGCCGCCAGGCCTGGATGCAATCGACAGCCGGGCGGGTCATTCTTGCCATTGCGCGCAATTCTGCCCTGCCAACCCGCAGCGGTTTTGTCCGGATCGCAGATGAGTTGTATCTTGTTGTCGTGTCCCCTGTCCTGCCTGTCTCTGAAATGCCGTCATGGCAGGAACTGCCCCCTGACAGGCATGCCACGCTCGTCATGGTTCGCGCCATGCGGGCGGAGGACTGGAGTAACGTAGGCGGGGGCGCCAATATCGATAACCTCAGGCTTGATGACGGCAACTTCAACCAAACTGAACATGTGTTGTACGGCATCGACGATGCACCGATTGCCAGCCTGACCTGGGTCCCGCGAGAGCCGGGCCGGCGCATGCTTCTGAATGCGGCGACCCCCACGGTGACACTGCTGGTCCTCCTGGGGATTGTTGTAGCGCTTTTCGTGCGCCGTGCATCGGCGCTTGTGGACCAGCTTGAATTGGCAAGCAGGGGAAAATCGGATTTTCTGGCCTCCATGAGCCATGAAATCCGCACGCCGATGACCGCGATCCTCGGTTTTACCGATCTGCTGAAGTCCGAAGCCTTCGGGCCGCTTGGCAGCGAGAAGAACCGCGAATATCTGGGGCTTGTCGCCGAAAGCGGCCAGCATCTTCTGGCCATCATCAATGATATTCTGGACCTTTCGAAGCTTGAGGCCGGACGTTTCGAGCTCTCGCCCGATCAGGTCGACCCATCCGAGATTGTGGAAGCCGTGCTTGGCATGTTCGAAGCTGCTGCCCGTACGAAAGAAATCACCTTCGAGGAAAGGTGTGAATTCGCCCAGATCGAATCCGACGCCCGCGTGATGCGACAGGTGCTGATCAATGTGGTGTCCAACGCCCTGAAATTCACACCCACAGGCGGCACCATCAGCATCGCGGGAGAGCTGACCAGCACCCGCTATGCCATCACGGTCACCGATACCGGCTATGGCATGTCGGACGAGGATCTTTCCCGCGCCATGGAGATTTTCGGGCAGGCGGACGATATCCGGGTGCGCCGCCAGCAGGGCACCGGGCTTGGTTTGCCGCTTGTACAGCGCTTCATGCAGCTGATGGGCGGATCGCTCGATATCCAGTCGCGGGTCGGTGAGGGCACGATCGTGCGCCTGAACTTCCCGCTCGCCGGGCTGCCGCGCAAGGGCAAACGCCCGAAAATGACCAAGACAGAAGGCTGA
- a CDS encoding phospholipase D-like domain-containing protein — translation METGTALSGDPVAGGILVTLGGLGALVMASVHILRTRDDVRSAAAWLGIVWLVPVVGLLLYLLFGINRIQRRAVIERRKRGLAPRTTGPTDLEGLTLADLLPGARQRWQAHDRLAARVSRQPLTTGNRILPLIGGRAAYAEMIAAIDRAERTVALTTYIFQADAAGRRFVAALSRAKARGVEVRVLVDAVGNLYGFKPVTGLLKRRGVPVAAFNPARFSWRIAFFNLRTHRKLLIVDGATGFAGGMNIRRDHLEGRDGQPKVMDTHFRLDGPIVAQLTEAFADDWAFSTGEVLEDAWYPPAEPAEAGHETARAIADGPDARMPRTATILESAIASARRRVLIVTPYFLPPAGLTEALRLAALRGVEVEIVVPWKNNLPLFNMTMLAGIAPILASGCRLHLVPGPFDHSKLTVIDGTWALVGSSNWDARSLRLNFEFNVEAYGAELAAILEKRIDSRIEGAKQMTLADLKARPVTARALGRVLWLMSPYL, via the coding sequence ATGGAAACAGGCACAGCATTATCGGGCGATCCGGTCGCCGGCGGGATCCTTGTCACGCTGGGTGGCCTTGGCGCGCTTGTGATGGCAAGCGTGCATATCCTGCGCACGCGGGATGATGTGCGCTCGGCCGCCGCATGGCTCGGCATCGTCTGGCTTGTGCCTGTTGTAGGCCTTCTTCTGTATCTGTTGTTCGGGATCAACCGGATCCAGCGCCGCGCCGTGATCGAGCGCCGCAAGCGCGGCCTCGCCCCGCGCACCACGGGCCCGACTGACCTCGAAGGCTTGACACTCGCCGACCTTTTGCCCGGTGCCCGCCAGCGCTGGCAGGCCCATGACCGGCTCGCCGCCCGTGTCAGCCGCCAGCCGCTGACCACCGGCAACCGTATCTTGCCGCTAATCGGCGGGCGGGCGGCCTATGCCGAAATGATCGCGGCCATCGACCGCGCCGAGCGCACGGTGGCGCTGACCACCTATATCTTTCAGGCCGATGCCGCCGGCCGCCGTTTCGTCGCTGCCCTGTCGCGCGCCAAGGCGCGGGGTGTGGAAGTGCGGGTGCTGGTCGATGCTGTCGGCAACCTTTATGGCTTCAAGCCGGTCACCGGCCTTCTGAAACGCCGGGGCGTGCCGGTTGCGGCCTTCAATCCGGCGCGCTTCTCGTGGCGGATTGCCTTCTTCAATCTCAGGACCCACCGCAAGCTGCTGATCGTTGATGGTGCCACGGGCTTTGCCGGCGGCATGAATATCCGGCGCGATCATCTGGAAGGACGGGACGGCCAGCCGAAGGTGATGGACACCCATTTCCGGCTGGACGGGCCGATTGTCGCGCAGCTCACCGAAGCCTTTGCCGATGACTGGGCCTTTTCGACCGGTGAAGTACTGGAGGATGCCTGGTATCCACCCGCCGAACCTGCCGAAGCGGGGCATGAGACCGCCCGCGCCATCGCCGACGGGCCCGACGCACGCATGCCCCGTACAGCCACGATCCTTGAAAGCGCTATTGCTTCGGCGCGGCGCCGCGTGCTGATCGTCACCCCCTATTTCCTGCCACCGGCTGGCCTGACCGAAGCCTTGCGGCTTGCTGCCCTGCGCGGGGTGGAGGTCGAGATCGTGGTGCCGTGGAAGAACAACCTGCCGCTTTTCAACATGACAATGCTCGCCGGCATCGCGCCCATTCTGGCAAGCGGTTGCCGCCTGCATCTGGTGCCCGGGCCGTTTGATCATTCGAAGCTGACGGTGATTGACGGCACATGGGCGCTGGTTGGCTCGTCCAACTGGGACGCGCGCTCGCTGCGGCTGAATTTCGAGTTCAATGTGGAAGCTTACGGCGCCGAGCTGGCCGCAATCCTTGAAAAACGGATCGACAGCCGCATCGAAGGCGCCAAACAGATGACGCTTGCCGACCTCAAGGCCCGGCCGGTGACGGCACGGGCTCTCGGTCGCGTTCTGTGGCTGATGAGCCCTTACCTGTAG
- a CDS encoding thermonuclease family protein has translation MVTIIVALLAVLGLSGLPEGLTSCGGGRVTMITSGDQLTLEDGTKVRLAHILAPRVAAPKSPHEDWPHAKVAKAALERLALERTVSLHCESNRPDRHGALVAHVVQDGEWLQARLVAEGAAFAYARPGEKISVPALIDMANTARDAKAGLWSLRAYAPTSAENAGSVTGRFALVEGTVLKAAKAGDRLYLNFGEDYRRDFTVEIPKRLAERMAAIGNDPLALTGRKVRVTGFVDWKGGPHIALTHPDQLETLPPE, from the coding sequence GTGGTCACAATCATCGTCGCACTTCTCGCCGTCCTTGGCCTTTCCGGCCTGCCGGAGGGCCTGACGTCTTGTGGCGGTGGCCGGGTAACAATGATCACAAGCGGCGATCAGCTCACACTTGAAGACGGCACCAAGGTTCGCCTCGCCCATATCCTTGCGCCCCGTGTCGCAGCGCCCAAAAGCCCCCATGAGGACTGGCCGCACGCAAAGGTCGCGAAAGCAGCGCTTGAACGGCTGGCCCTTGAAAGAACCGTATCCCTTCACTGTGAAAGCAATCGACCCGACCGGCACGGCGCACTTGTCGCCCATGTGGTGCAGGACGGTGAATGGCTGCAGGCCCGACTGGTAGCGGAGGGCGCGGCTTTCGCCTACGCCCGCCCCGGTGAGAAGATCTCGGTTCCCGCGCTCATCGATATGGCAAACACCGCCCGCGACGCCAAGGCCGGCCTCTGGTCGCTGCGGGCCTATGCGCCAACGAGCGCTGAGAATGCGGGTAGTGTAACGGGCCGGTTCGCACTGGTCGAAGGAACGGTCCTGAAGGCCGCAAAGGCCGGCGACAGGCTCTATCTGAATTTCGGTGAGGATTACCGACGCGACTTCACAGTCGAAATCCCCAAACGGCTGGCGGAGCGCATGGCGGCCATTGGCAATGATCCGCTTGCGCTCACCGGGCGCAAGGTGCGGGTCACCGGTTTTGTCGACTGGAAAGGCGGGCCGCACATTGCGCTCACCCACCCCGACCAGCTGGAAACTTTACCTCCGGAATGA
- the fdxA gene encoding ferredoxin FdxA, which yields MAYVVTEACINCKFMDCVEVCPVDCFYEGENMLVINPNECIDCGVCEPECPAEAILPDTEDGLEEWLELNAKYSEDWPNITVKGDAPADAEDWKGKPGKKDLLSPKPGQGS from the coding sequence ATGGCCTATGTCGTTACCGAGGCCTGCATCAATTGCAAATTCATGGATTGCGTCGAGGTTTGTCCTGTCGACTGCTTCTATGAAGGCGAGAACATGCTCGTCATCAATCCCAATGAATGCATTGACTGCGGTGTGTGCGAGCCCGAGTGCCCGGCCGAGGCGATCCTGCCCGATACCGAGGACGGCCTTGAGGAATGGCTGGAGCTCAATGCCAAATATTCCGAAGACTGGCCGAATATCACGGTGAAAGGCGATGCGCCTGCCGATGCGGAAGACTGGAAGGGCAAGCCGGGCAAGAAAGATCTCCTGTCCCCGAAACCCGGCCAGGGCAGCTGA
- a CDS encoding cupin domain-containing protein, translated as MIYRKAGRLAIAAAGALFFAAPAATCFDDSVNLVPEATASGGKLHYYPNAEQLGALFARPNAVKSAEDGQTTEDLMVFISKGRQVDLGFYDATASRWDIDHYSVDEFMYFLEGGVTLTGADGSVTEVKAGDAVFIEKGWKGVWETSGYRKIYVIYQNE; from the coding sequence ATGATCTACAGAAAAGCCGGCCGTCTGGCCATCGCCGCCGCAGGCGCACTGTTCTTCGCCGCACCCGCCGCCACCTGCTTCGACGATTCGGTCAATCTCGTGCCGGAAGCCACCGCCAGCGGCGGCAAGCTGCACTATTATCCGAACGCCGAACAGCTGGGTGCCCTTTTTGCCCGCCCCAACGCCGTTAAAAGTGCCGAAGACGGACAGACCACAGAAGACCTGATGGTTTTCATCTCGAAGGGTCGGCAGGTTGACCTCGGCTTCTATGACGCCACTGCATCGCGCTGGGATATCGATCATTATAGCGTCGACGAATTCATGTATTTCCTTGAAGGCGGCGTCACGCTCACCGGAGCTGATGGCAGCGTGACCGAGGTGAAGGCAGGCGACGCCGTTTTCATCGAAAAAGGCTGGAAAGGCGTTTGGGAAACAAGCGGATACCGAAAAATCTATGTGATTTACCAGAATGAGTGA
- a CDS encoding RNA-binding S4 domain-containing protein, whose product MADGTSLRLDKWLWFARFFKSRSLAAEACRGHKVRLNGGHVAKAAATVKVGDILTFARGERLFTVKVLELGVRRGPAPEAQALYEDLSPPPPKRDDPDIPAPVAARDAGTGRPTKAERRAMDRLRAGDD is encoded by the coding sequence ATGGCTGACGGTACCAGCCTCCGGCTCGACAAATGGCTCTGGTTTGCGCGCTTTTTCAAGTCGCGCAGCCTGGCCGCCGAGGCGTGCCGCGGCCACAAGGTGCGGCTCAATGGCGGCCATGTTGCGAAGGCGGCGGCCACCGTCAAGGTTGGCGATATCCTCACCTTCGCACGCGGCGAACGCCTCTTCACGGTCAAGGTGCTGGAGCTGGGGGTCCGCCGTGGCCCGGCCCCGGAAGCCCAAGCCCTGTATGAGGACCTGAGCCCGCCACCCCCGAAGCGCGATGACCCCGATATTCCGGCGCCTGTCGCGGCCCGGGATGCCGGTACAGGGCGCCCCACAAAGGCCGAGCGCCGCGCGATGGACCGCCTGCGCGCGGGTGACGACTGA
- the ccmA gene encoding heme ABC exporter ATP-binding protein CcmA, translating into MNLPLATMPATLAAEGLSAVRGGRRVFEGVSFTLAPGGFLLLAGRNGSGKSTLIRAIAGLLPPVGGHLSWGEARLAPGDLAAQGLLIYQGHQFGLKPVETLAAACRHWAAIMGHDVPDDLLVAAAKRFGMVNLLDEPIRCFSSGQRHRAALMRFCLAPRPLWLMDEPTVGLDTDNRAALEALIADHRARGGMVIAASHDPIAAEGDRLDMDAHAPRRVSYAEGWV; encoded by the coding sequence ATGAACCTACCCCTTGCCACCATGCCTGCAACCCTTGCCGCCGAAGGCCTTTCGGCGGTGCGCGGTGGCCGCCGCGTGTTCGAGGGTGTCTCCTTCACGCTTGCGCCCGGCGGCTTTCTGCTGCTGGCCGGACGGAACGGCAGCGGCAAATCCACACTCATTCGCGCTATCGCCGGGTTATTGCCACCGGTCGGCGGGCATCTTTCGTGGGGGGAGGCGCGGCTGGCCCCCGGCGATCTTGCAGCACAAGGCTTGCTCATTTATCAGGGGCACCAGTTCGGCCTGAAGCCGGTGGAAACGCTGGCTGCCGCCTGTCGCCACTGGGCCGCCATCATGGGGCACGATGTGCCGGACGACTTGCTGGTGGCGGCTGCGAAACGTTTCGGCATGGTCAATCTCTTGGATGAGCCCATCCGCTGCTTTTCAAGCGGGCAGCGCCACCGGGCGGCGCTCATGCGCTTCTGCCTCGCCCCGCGCCCGCTGTGGCTGATGGACGAGCCGACCGTCGGGCTCGATACCGATAACCGCGCAGCACTTGAAGCCCTGATTGCCGATCACCGCGCCCGTGGTGGCATGGTGATCGCGGCAAGCCACGATCCGATTGCCGCAGAAGGCGACCGGCTCGATATGGATGCCCACGCCCCCCGCCGGGTCAGCTACGCGGAGGGCTGGGTATGA
- a CDS encoding diguanylate cyclase produces MRFVPSLVLWLALAVLVNTLASSERERTRLQEQNTANSAGVAILSKFETELKSNVYLSTGLVAYIASVDDVNREDLHAAMQGVFRAGRYIRNIGVAPDNRLDYVYPLEGNEGAIGIYYPDISTQWPQVQRAIASRTTVISGPLPLVQGGIGLVARTPVFLESGDYWGIISLVIDIKELAVGVARSPAARDVKFALRAVSGDDGQISPIWGDQNLFQPKVMPPSMDVAGGRWEISVQPALAASKGDSWLTFLTLIANAVALLSGIVLYRFQAVHREMHANRRKLQVILNTSRAAIMVYDAKGLIHEANQAANKLFSNDGKTLVGCSIHLILPGDIGVPEVNGVAYTGADADAVPMNARALDGTIIPVEIKAGETEFDGKSLNVCALRDIRDRIVYEEKLQALANTDAMTGSFNRRYFNERATESFLQAKRYGRPLSLMIFDIDHFKAVNDSYGHPTGDIVIKAVASIAAKLLRSTDILGRIGGEEFAVLMPETGATQAEVLAERLRFSIERANMTSEHGLPLQVTISIGIASFPDNSAANVDELLSVADKALYRAKQSGRNRVAA; encoded by the coding sequence TTGCGCTTTGTCCCCTCACTCGTCCTTTGGCTTGCGCTTGCGGTGCTCGTGAACACGCTGGCGAGCAGCGAACGGGAACGGACCCGTCTGCAGGAGCAAAACACAGCTAACAGCGCCGGTGTGGCGATCCTGTCGAAGTTTGAAACGGAACTTAAATCCAACGTCTATCTCTCTACGGGTCTTGTTGCCTATATCGCCTCTGTCGATGATGTAAACCGGGAAGACCTGCATGCCGCCATGCAGGGTGTTTTCCGCGCTGGGCGCTATATCCGGAATATCGGCGTGGCGCCCGATAACCGGCTTGATTATGTCTATCCCCTTGAGGGCAACGAAGGTGCTATCGGCATCTATTATCCCGATATTTCAACCCAGTGGCCGCAGGTTCAGCGCGCCATTGCGTCGCGCACCACAGTTATCTCGGGGCCGCTGCCGCTAGTCCAAGGGGGGATTGGCCTTGTTGCCAGAACGCCGGTGTTCCTAGAGAGCGGCGACTATTGGGGTATCATCAGCCTCGTGATCGATATCAAGGAACTGGCAGTGGGCGTTGCGCGTTCGCCGGCAGCACGTGACGTGAAATTCGCGCTTCGGGCGGTGAGTGGTGACGACGGGCAGATTTCGCCGATCTGGGGTGACCAGAACCTGTTTCAGCCAAAGGTGATGCCGCCCAGCATGGATGTGGCGGGGGGGCGGTGGGAAATCTCGGTCCAGCCGGCTCTTGCGGCCAGCAAAGGCGACAGCTGGCTTACTTTCCTGACGCTGATCGCGAATGCGGTGGCCTTGCTCAGCGGCATCGTGCTTTACCGGTTCCAGGCCGTGCACCGCGAGATGCATGCGAACCGCCGGAAACTGCAGGTCATCCTCAACACGTCGCGTGCGGCTATCATGGTCTATGATGCGAAGGGCCTCATTCATGAAGCAAACCAGGCCGCGAACAAGCTTTTCTCGAACGACGGCAAGACGTTGGTCGGGTGTTCGATTCATCTGATCCTGCCCGGCGACATTGGCGTGCCGGAGGTCAATGGCGTTGCCTATACGGGTGCCGACGCCGATGCCGTCCCTATGAATGCCCGGGCGCTAGATGGCACAATCATCCCGGTGGAGATCAAAGCGGGCGAAACCGAATTCGACGGTAAAAGCCTGAATGTATGTGCCCTTCGCGATATCCGGGATCGCATCGTTTATGAGGAAAAGCTGCAGGCCCTTGCCAATACCGACGCAATGACAGGCAGTTTCAACCGCCGCTATTTCAATGAGCGCGCGACCGAATCTTTCCTGCAGGCCAAGCGGTATGGCCGGCCGCTCAGCCTGATGATTTTCGATATCGACCATTTCAAGGCGGTCAACGACAGTTACGGCCACCCGACGGGCGATATCGTGATCAAGGCGGTGGCATCGATTGCCGCAAAACTGCTGCGGTCCACCGATATTCTCGGCCGCATCGGGGGCGAGGAGTTTGCTGTCCTGATGCCGGAGACCGGTGCGACGCAAGCCGAAGTGCTGGCTGAACGCCTGCGTTTCAGCATCGAGCGCGCCAACATGACCTCTGAACACGGCTTGCCGCTGCAGGTGACGATCAGTATCGGCATTGCCAGCTTCCCCGACAATAGCGCCGCGAACGTTGACGAGCTTCTGAGCGTCGCTGACAAGGCCCTGTACCGCGCCAAACAATCGGGTCGAAACCGGGTCGCCGCCTGA
- a CDS encoding DUF962 domain-containing protein, giving the protein MREWFLDQLAMYAAYHRDKRNEATHHLGVPMIVFSLMVLMAPVRLVEFEVGALTLAGLMIGLLLLYYVLMAPLVGIVAVLLYGALLYGAEHLAGYGTGFAVKSFAVLFVVGWIIQFVGHYFEGRRPALFTNLTQIFMAPAFLIAEILFRLGLEKGLLAEIEARKGRFLPAGEQQAAE; this is encoded by the coding sequence ATGCGTGAATGGTTCTTGGATCAGCTTGCCATGTATGCGGCCTATCACCGCGACAAGCGCAACGAGGCGACCCATCATCTGGGCGTGCCGATGATCGTCTTTTCGCTGATGGTGCTGATGGCGCCAGTGCGCCTTGTGGAATTCGAGGTCGGCGCCCTGACGCTCGCCGGGCTGATGATCGGCTTGCTGCTGCTTTATTATGTGCTGATGGCGCCGCTTGTTGGCATCGTTGCCGTGCTTCTCTATGGCGCGCTTCTTTACGGCGCCGAGCATCTGGCGGGCTATGGCACCGGCTTTGCGGTCAAAAGCTTCGCTGTCCTCTTTGTGGTGGGCTGGATCATCCAGTTTGTCGGTCATTATTTCGAAGGCCGCCGTCCGGCGCTTTTCACCAACCTCACCCAGATTTTCATGGCGCCCGCCTTCCTGATTGCCGAAATCCTGTTTCGGCTGGGGCTCGAAAAAGGGCTGCTTGCCGAGATCGAAGCCCGCAAGGGCCGTTTCCTGCCGGCGGGCGAACAGCAAGCGGCGGAATAA
- a CDS encoding CarD family transcriptional regulator, whose protein sequence is MASKPSKHPFAVGDYIVYPKHGVGRIVELESQEIAGMKLELYVIRFEKERMTLRVPTNKADGSGMRRLSSEATLKEAFTTLKGKAKVKRTMWSRRAQEYEAKINSGDLVSIAEVVRDLHRGADQPEQSYSERQIYEAALGRLARELAAVEDIDEAAAIVRLEKELAA, encoded by the coding sequence ATGGCAAGCAAACCGAGTAAGCATCCCTTTGCTGTGGGTGATTATATCGTCTATCCGAAACATGGCGTTGGCCGCATCGTCGAGCTGGAAAGCCAGGAAATCGCAGGCATGAAGCTGGAGCTTTATGTGATCCGCTTCGAAAAAGAACGGATGACCCTGCGTGTGCCGACCAACAAGGCTGATGGCAGTGGCATGCGCCGCCTGTCGTCCGAAGCGACCCTGAAGGAAGCCTTCACGACGCTGAAGGGCAAGGCCAAGGTAAAGCGGACCATGTGGAGCCGCCGCGCCCAAGAATACGAAGCCAAGATCAATTCGGGCGACCTTGTGTCGATCGCCGAAGTGGTGCGCGACCTGCACCGCGGTGCCGACCAGCCCGAACAGTCCTACAGCGAGCGCCAGATCTATGAAGCGGCCCTTGGTCGTCTGGCACGCGAACTTGCCGCTGTTGAGGATATCGACGAGGCAGCCGCCATCGTGCGCCTCGAAAAGGAACTGGCTGCCTGA